In the genome of Mogibacterium neglectum, the window CGATTACACGCCATAGCATCTTGCCGTCGGCATTTACGAATACGTGCTCGTCATTCTTTTCGCAGTGAGCCTCAACATCTGCAGCTACGAAGATATCATTAAGCTCACCAACTACTTGCTGCGCCATCCCGTTTAGATCGATAACTTCAATGCTGATAGGCATAGCTCCACTTGATGCCTTGGTAGCTTCAAATAAGTCACCGCTCAGCTTTTGAAGCCTCTTGGTCTTCTGATCGATAATCTCGAGGTACGACATAGCGTCTGGGCTGTCAAGGCCTTGCATCTTTAGTAAATCTATGTATGTAACCATAGATGTAAGTGGCGTCTTTAGATCGTGAGATACATTGGAAATGAGCTCGTTACGGAGTCTCTGGCTTCGCAGCTCATTTTCGAGAGCGATTTCTTCAGCCTTAGCGATTTCATTTATGTCATTTGCAAGTCTCTCGAACTCACCTCTATGTCTAACGACGACCTTATTGTCAAAATCACCTTCCTTGATTGATCTGAGGCCTTGCCTTACCATCGCGTAATCGTGGTAGTACCTCGGAACAAATATGATTATTAAAATCATGTCGACAAAGATCCATCCCTGCCATATATATATAGGTGCAAAAATCGCAATTATGAGGAGATATATCCTCTTCATCGTGATATCCTTCGACACGAAGATGTTATATACACCCATCAGCACTTTTCCGATGATTGAACGTTCAAAGAAGTCGTCGTTCTTGATATTCTTTACAAGAGAGGTCAGCAGTATCATCGTAAGCAGCACGCAAATGGTCATCATTGCGAGTGAACCAAATCCCTGCACCCATTCCGGCTTAAATACTGAGTATTCTTCACCCAGGCCTGTATAGCTGCGAGTCCTTAATTCCTTGACTGTAATTCCATGCTTAACAATCGTTCTCAGAATATGGTTAAATGACTTGCCCGAAAAGATATAACCATAGAAAACCTCTTCGGAATAAACGACACCAATACCCATCACAAAGATTCCTAGAATCCTTAGTTCTGGGAATATTCGGTCGAGCAGATTTAGCTGAACCCTGCCTTTTCTATCGTATTTTCCAGCGAAATATATCGCGAATATTACTCCTGCAATCGCAAAAGCACCAAACACTATGAGGAGTATGAAGTTCGTCGTCAATATGCCGACTAGCTTGTTCTTGTCGACATATCCGTTAAAGTATTCGCTCGTATACGTCTCATATACGACGATTCTATTAGCTGAGACGATGAGGAACACCATACTCACAGTCGCCACCAAGGTGGCAAATTTAGATTTAAGTCCACGAAACTCGTCCCTTACGACTTGTTCCCTCATTAGTTATCTCCTTCAAGCTTATATCCTGTACCCCACACTACCTTTATGTATCTAGGATCTTTAGGGTTTATCTCGATTTTCTCTCTTATGTGTCTGATGTGTACCGCAACCGTATTCTCCGGATTGTAAGCAGGCTCATCCCATACGGATTCATATATCTGCTCCATTGAGAATACTCGGCCAGGACTCTGTGCAAGTAGCTTCAATATACCAAATTCAGTAGCTGTCAGCATTACACTTCGTCCATCGATAGTAACTTTTTTGCTATTGTCATCCACGGTGAGTCCGCCTACTCTATAGATTCCCTCCTCAGATGACCCATTTGCATTTCCAAACTGAGTATATCTGCGAAGCTGCGATTTAACCCTAGCTACGAGCTCCATTGGATTAAAAGGCTTAGTAACGTAGTCATCTGCCCCGATATTGAATCCGATAATCTTGTCGTAATCCTCGGACTTCGCAGACAACATGATGATAGGAATATCCTTTTCATTTCTAATCATCTGCGTCGCCTGAATTCCGTCGAGCTTAGGCATCATAACGTCCATGATGGCGAGCTTAACATCCTCGTTCTTCACAACATTTAGTGCTTCAAATCCATCGTGTGCCTTCACAACTTCGAAGCCTTCATTATTTAGATATATCTCTATCGCTCTAGCGATTTCTCTATCATCGTCACAAACTAGAATTTTCACGGTATACCCTCCTTAAGTCATGTCTGTAATAGAAGTATATATCATTTGGCATAAGAAATCCGATTGTATTTATTATGATTTCTTTAAATTAAAATAGCAGTGGCTTAAACATTTCGCAAGCGCTTAATTTGCACCTAATCAAAATGGTTAAATACCACTGCCATATTTTAGTTTCATTGTTGTTTTCCGACTTATCGAGTTTGTAATTATTACATACTTTTATCTGAATTCTCTCTACTTATACCCCTCATTATCGCTCTTCTTACTTGTCACATTTAGCGCAATCCATAGCACGAATGCTACTAAGGTGAAAACAATTAGAGCATAGAAGTTCGAATCATACCTTCCACCTGCAGCCTCGAGCAGCTTAGCTGAGATATTAGGTCCGATGATAGCTGCTGGGATCAAGGAGAAGTTTGCGATACTGAAGTTAGTAGGGAAATACTTATGCCCGAATGCCTTATTGATATATGCAGATGTGAGCGTTGGAGTTCCTCCATAAGCTAGACCTACGAAGATAAGTCCAACGACGATTGCGATAAGAGAATGGCTCATGCCACCGACTACAAGCAGGACACCTGCTATAAACATGAATAAGTTATTTACAATAGCAGTTGTCTTTCTGCCAAACTTATCAAAGTTATTACCTGTAACGATTCTTCCTGCTCCGTTAAATAGCGAAACGATCATTCCGAGTACCGCAGATCCACCGTAAGCAAGCGAGATATTAGCCGCGCTGTTGATAACCATCAGCCCAGCTGAGTTA includes:
- a CDS encoding response regulator transcription factor codes for the protein MKILVCDDDREIARAIEIYLNNEGFEVVKAHDGFEALNVVKNEDVKLAIMDVMMPKLDGIQATQMIRNEKDIPIIMLSAKSEDYDKIIGFNIGADDYVTKPFNPMELVARVKSQLRRYTQFGNANGSSEEGIYRVGGLTVDDNSKKVTIDGRSVMLTATEFGILKLLAQSPGRVFSMEQIYESVWDEPAYNPENTVAVHIRHIREKIEINPKDPRYIKVVWGTGYKLEGDN
- a CDS encoding sensor histidine kinase → MREQVVRDEFRGLKSKFATLVATVSMVFLIVSANRIVVYETYTSEYFNGYVDKNKLVGILTTNFILLIVFGAFAIAGVIFAIYFAGKYDRKGRVQLNLLDRIFPELRILGIFVMGIGVVYSEEVFYGYIFSGKSFNHILRTIVKHGITVKELRTRSYTGLGEEYSVFKPEWVQGFGSLAMMTICVLLTMILLTSLVKNIKNDDFFERSIIGKVLMGVYNIFVSKDITMKRIYLLIIAIFAPIYIWQGWIFVDMILIIIFVPRYYHDYAMVRQGLRSIKEGDFDNKVVVRHRGEFERLANDINEIAKAEEIALENELRSQRLRNELISNVSHDLKTPLTSMVTYIDLLKMQGLDSPDAMSYLEIIDQKTKRLQKLSGDLFEATKASSGAMPISIEVIDLNGMAQQVVGELNDIFVAADVEAHCEKNDEHVFVNADGKMLWRVIENLLTNVSKYSMPGTRAYVKVREMGKFAALEISNVSRDALDMDPDELMERFKRGDKSRNTEGSGLGLAIARDLMHMMDGDVRLGIDGDLFKARVLIPRVGQR